From a region of the Babylonia areolata isolate BAREFJ2019XMU chromosome 21, ASM4173473v1, whole genome shotgun sequence genome:
- the LOC143296340 gene encoding uncharacterized protein LOC143296340, with translation MSDQHREGQHPAEGFRRGARKRGFPGNSRTEGGEVKVKREATGEEEGGPMSSQSRERLRTAIFERREAQGLGRMEVRFQQPVKHELTPRELEKAERRREQNRRAARKCREKKREAQSSVAQNCSRLVADNRAINHEVNVLRSELCRLHGLLQDHNRSGQCCQLPLPALPAPPAILTSPDTSPLPGDQSSPPPSVERCAQPVVDMNTYLHGLGPLQPDATFTDLDTFMNLDRFDLDTIPSPDLIPVDLGLPAPQPSPPPSSPPFEPVESLRMLEPPVPRACHGQSMLLPTSPVSGYGRLSVSSVSSAVSEQPWGFCAPASSGLGSPLSSDMEEGAVVSSQGFQTFHPTSEDDDDDVFSFDDQS, from the exons ATGTCCGACCAGCACAGAGAAGGTCAACACCCGGCAGAGGGCTTCCGGCGCGGCGCCCGAAAGCGAGGCTTCCCGGGGAATTCCCGGActgaggggggagaggtgaaggtgaagagggAGGcgacgggggaggaggagggagggcccATGTCCTCGCAGAGCCGTGAGCGTCTGAGGACCGCCATTTTTGAGCGGCGGGAGGCACAGGGTCTGGGCAGGATGGAGGTGCGCTTCCAGCAGCCTGTCAAAcacgag CTGACACCCAGGGAGCTGGAAAAGGCTGAGCGGCGAAGAGAGCAGAATCGACGTGCCGCGCGCAAATGTCGGGAGAAAAAACGGGAGGCACAATCGTCAGTGGCTCAG AATTGCTCGAGGCTGGTGGCGGACAACCGAGCAATAAATCACGAGGTGAACGTGCTGCGGTCGGAGCTGTGTCGCCTGCACGGTCTGCTGCAGGACCACAACCGGAGCGGTCAGTGCTGCCAGCTGCCGCTCCCCGCTCTGCCGGCCCCGCCCGCCATCCTCACCTCCCCCGACACCTCACCCCTGCCCGGGGACCAGTCGTCGCCTCCCCCCTCAGTGGAGCGGTGTGCCCAGCCTGTGGTGGACATGAACACCTACCTGCACGGGCTGGGGCCCCTCCAGCCTGACGCCACCTTCACTGATCTGGACACCTTCATGAACCTGGACAGGTTCGACCTCGACACTATCCCTTCCCCAGATCTCATTCCTGTCGATCTAGGACTGCCAGCACCAcagccctctcctcctccctccagtcctcCTTTCGAGCCAGTGGAAAGCCTGAGGATGTTGGAGCCCCCAGTTCCACGTGCTTGCCACGGCCAGTCGATGTTGCTCCCCACGTCACCGGTCAGCGGGTACGGCCGTCTCAGCGTGTCCTCGGTGTCGTCCGCTGTATCGGAGCAGCCGTGGGGGTTCTGTGCGCCCGCCAGCAGCGGTCTGGGGTCTCCTCTATCCTCGGACATGGAAGAAGGGGCCGTGGTATCCTCTCAGGGTTTCCAAACATTCCATCCTAcgtctgaggatgatgatgacgatgtgttcTCATTTGATGACCAATCTTAG